The following is a genomic window from Bacteroidia bacterium.
GAAAAATCCTTCGCCGTCGATCTCACAGAGAAAGGCCGACTCTTCCTGGCACCGTCCAAGGACGAACCGGATTTCTTCGTCCTCCCGGACATCGCCGGCGAGATGAGCCAGCTCTCGGGTGAAGGTGTCGATCCGCGTGACATGCAGAAGCAGAAGGACAAGCTTCAGCAGCTCTATGCGGAGCGCAGCGACCGCATTCACACCGTACATCAACTCCTGAAGGCCTGGTGCCTGTACGAGAAAGACGTGGAATACGTCGTACAGGAGGGGAAGGTCATGATTGTGGATACCTTTACCGGCCGCATTCTCCCGGGCCGCCGCTACTCCGAAGGTCTGCATCAGGCGATCGAGAGCAAGGAAAACGTCAAAGTCGAAGGCGATACGCAAACCCTGGCCACGATTACCCTGCAGAACTACTTCCGTCTGTACAAAAAACTCGCCGGCATGACGGGTACCGCCGAAACGGAAGCGGGTGAGTTTTACGAGATCTACAAGCTGGACGTGGTCGTCATCCCCACCAACAAACCCATTGTTCGCGATGATCAGGAAGATCACGTGTACAAAACGAAACGTGAGAAGTACAACGCGGTCATAGATTTCGTGCAGGAATGCCGCGACAACCGCCAACCGGTGCTCGTCGGCACCACCAGCGTGGAGGTGTCGGAAACACTTTCCCGCATGCTCAAGCGCAAGAACATCGCGCATAACGTACTCAACGCCAAGCAGCATCAGCATGAGGCGGATATCGTGCGCAACGCCGGTCTGCCCGGCGCGGTGACCATCGCCACCAACATGGCCGGCCGCGGAACCGATATCAAGCTGGGGCCGGGCGTGCGCGAAGCGGGCGGTCTCGTTATCGTCGGAACGGAGCGGCACGAAGCCCGCCGCATCGATCGCCAGCTCCGCGGTCGCGCGGGACGCCAGGGCGATCCGGGCGCTTCGCGCTTCTACATCTCGCTGGAAGACGATCTCATGCGTTTGTTCAAATCCGACCGCATCGCCAGCGTGATGACGCGGCTGGGCGTACAGGAAGGCGAGGTTATCACCCACTCGATGATCACGAAATCCGTCGAGCGCGCGCAGAAGAAAGTCGAGGAGAATAATTTCGGCATCCGCAAGCGTCTGCTCGAATACGACAACGTGATGAATCAGCAGCGGACGGTCATTTACTCCCGTCGTCGCCAGGCGTTGCTCGGCGAGAATCTGAAAGATGAAATCTTCGACATGCTCGAGCAGTACGCTTCCGAGATAGCGGATACGCACTGGGAAGCCGGCGATATGGATGCGTTCCGCGAGGAAGTGCGAAGGAATCTCGTAGTGGATCTGCCCTTTGATCCGGACAAACAGCGCATAGGCAGCGCCGATGATCTGAAGGATCTTGTCATCTCGAACGCACGCGATTTTCTCCGCCGCAAGGAGGAGGATCTGGGATCCGATCTTATGCAGCAGCTCATGCGCATGGCCATGCTGCAGGTCATAGACATGCGGTGGAAGGAGCATCTCCGCGAGATGGACGATCTCAAGGAAGGCATTCACATGCGCGCGTACGGCCAGAAAGATCCTCTGATCGAATACAAGAAAGAGGCCTTCGAAATGTTCGTGCAGATGATCGGCATGATCAATCGCGAGGTGCTCGGCATGGTGTTCCGCCTCTATCCTGTGCGCGATCAGCAGATGCCGACGCGTCCGCGGGCACCGCGCATTTCCGACCTGGTCACCACGCATCAGTCCTCTGAAGGTATGGGGTATCAGGGGAACCGCGAGGCCATACCCGGAGCGGAGGCGCCGCAGGAGGCCATCGCCGGAAGACGGCAGCCCATACGCGTCGAGAAGCGGCCGGGACGCAACGATCCCTGTCCCTGTGGCAGCGGAAAGAAGTACAAGCAGTGTCACGGACTGTCCGAGCAGTAGCGCCGGTCCGGGCTGAAAGAAATTTCGAAGAAACACATCCGTCACCGTAACGTGACGGTACCAATAAATCGTTCTGCGGAAGGATGGGTACGCATGAGTGCGGAAACGGTGATCTGCGGTGCGTGCGGAGGGGAGAATTCTCTCCTCGCTCTGCGCTGTGACGGGTGCGGCGCGTATTTGCGTGACCGCGTACCGGCGCTCGACCTGTTTTCGACACTGTGGGGAATGCTCGAAGCACCCCGGACAACATTTCTCCGTATTGCGCGCAGCGAACAGAAGAATTACACGCATCTGCTTTTTGCCGGCAGCGGACCCGTCGTGCTGGCGGCGGTGCTCGCCGTGACGCGGGCAGGGGACACGCGTGCCGGCTTTGTGGAAATACTTGCCAGCATCGCGTTCGGCGGACCTGTCGCCGGTCTGCTCCATGGCGTTCTGGCGTCGTTCGGGCTTGTGCTGCTGACCCGTCTGCATACACCGCAACAGCGGTACCGCGATGCCGCCGCAGCGCTGGCCTGGTCGTTGTCGCCATTGCTCTGGCTGTCGGTCCTCATACTCCCGTTGCAGCTCGGCATTTTCGGCGTGACGCTCTTTTCCGAAAACCCCGCGGCGTGGAATGTGCAGCCGCTGCCGTACTGGCTGCTGATCACGGCGGACGCGGCGGCATTGCTCTGGACCCTTGCCCTCTTGCTCAAAAGTCAGTGGCCTCGTGGAGGGGGAGTGTCGGCTCTCGTAGCCGTCGTGCTCGCGGCAGTGGCGGTGTATGCTGGTATTGTTCCGGCAATCATTTTCGTGCTCTGATCTTTTGCCGTATTTTTGTGTATGATGAAGCGTCAGAATATTCACGAGATCATTCGACAGGGTGTGATCGTTTCCTGTCATGCCGACGACGGTATGCGGGATGAAGCGATATTCGCGTATTTCGTTCAGGCGGCTGTTGCGGGCGGCGCGGTGGCGCTGCGCATCGAAGGTGCGGAGCGCGTACGGAACACGCGCAGCCAGACCGAACTCCCCATCATCGGATTCGCCGAGGGCTGCTATGCGGATGGTGCCATGCTCATCACACCGACGATGGACGCTATAGACGCGCTCTTCGCCGCAGGTGCCGACGCCGTCGCCGTGGACGTGACCAAGCGCAAAAGACCGGACGGCACCGACGGTTTCATTTTTTTCGAACAGGCGCGGAAGCGCTTCACCGGACTGCTCTGGGCGGATGTCGCCAATTTTCGTGAGGGCATTCGTGCCGCGGAAATCGGCGCTGACTTCATCGCCACAACCTTGTCCGGTCATACACCCGGCACCGCGACGTATGATTATCGCACGCCAGACTACGTACTTATCCGTGAATTATCGCATTCCCTCACCATCCCCGTGATCGCCGAAGGGCGCATCTGGACGCCCGAGGCGGCGGTAGAGGCCTTGCGGGCGGGCGCGCACGCTGTGGTGGTCGGGTCCGCGATAACGCGACCCCGTATCATCACCACGACGTTCGTCGAAGCGCTGAAAGAGCAGGCGGAGACGCACCGCGGATGAAAGCTCATACAAATCACATGGTTCGATTCAAGGATTATGAGTATTTTACCTTTGAAACGGCTTGAGTTTCGGCTCGCCGGGGCGTATTTTTGATATGATGTAGCTGACCGCGAAATAGTTACGCGTGTCGGCACTGAAGGATCTTCGGGGCAAAGGACTTCGGAGACGATACAAACAGAAGAAACATCGTTAACCATTCATCTCTTTTTGGAGGCACACCGTAATGCAGCATCTTCTTGGATCCTTTCTCCTTCTCCTGCAGGAAGCGGGTGAGAGTACAGGCACCATCAATTTTCTGGTTGAAAAGTTCAACCAGGGCGGCGGCTTCATGTGGCCGATTCTCGCGTGTCTCGTGCTTGGTCTCGCCTTCGTCATTTTCAAATTCATCTCCATTGGCCGCGCGTCGGTGAACACCAAGAAGTTCCTTATCGATGTCAAGAAAGCGCTGGATGAGGGTGGTGTGGAAAAGGCCCTCGGTGTGTGCAGGAAAAGCAGCGGTTCCATCGCGAGCGTGTTCCAGGCCGGTCTGATGCGCGCGGACGAAGGTATCGACGCAGCCGAGAAAGCCGTCATCAGCTACGGCTCGATCGAGATGTCCTTCCTCGAACGCGGACTGATTTGGATTTCGACGTTCATTTCCATCGCTCCGTTGCTTGGGTTCACCGGTACGGTGCAAGGTATGATCCAGGCCTTCGATTCGATCGCCGCGGCGAAAAACATCTCGCCGGAAATCGTCGCCACAGGTATTTCCGTCGCGTTGCTCACGACGCTGTTCGGTCTGATCGTGGCCATGGTCCTTCAGGTATTCTACAACTACTTCGTTGCCCGCATCGACAAACTGGTGGTGGAGATGGAAGAAAGCTCCATCGAACTCATCGATTCGCTCGTGCTGCTTGAGAGGAAGAAGAAGGGATAAATATCCTATTCTTCCGATCATCTCAACGAGGAGCATCACATGTTCAGAAAAAAGAAAAAGGCGCCGGTTGAAATCCCCACCAGTTCGATGGCGGATATCTCCTTCCTGCTGCTGCTCTTCTTCCTCGTGACGACCACGATCGATGTCGACACCGGCATCGACCTCGTGCTGCCGCCATGGGTGGAAAACGCGGAACAGGTGCAGGTGAAGTCCGAAAACATCGCCAACATCCTCGTCAACGAGGTGGGCGATGTGCTCATCGATGAAAAGATTTACGGCGTACCGCAAATCAAGGCGGAAATAATCGCACGCATCAAGGCGAATCCCAAGCTGATCATCTCGTACAAGACGGTCCGGGATACGCCGTACAAGATCTACATCGACGTCATGGATCAGCTCAAGCTGGCGTACCGCGATCTCCGCGACGAATACAGCCGCGAAAAATTCGGCGTTCCGATGGAGAATGCCACAGAAGCGCAGATTCAGGAAATCCGCCAGGCCGTTCCGCAGCGTATCTCACTCGCGGAGCCCGCGCAGGCGGAAGAGTAGGAGAGAAGCGACAATGAAATTCAAGAAAAAAGTAGCCCAGGCGCAGCAGACGATTCCGACAGCATCCTTGCCGGACATCATCTTCATGCTGCTCATTTTCTTCATGGTCACCACCGTGCTCCGTGAAGTGGACATCAAAGTGCGTTACACCCTGCCCAGCGCTGTGGCTCTCGAGAAAATCGACAACAAGCGTCTGCTGTCCTACATCTGGATTGGCGAGGATGAGCGCATACAGATCGACGACAGCATTCTGCCCGTCGATGCCGTCAGCGAGATCGCCTATCAGAAGCGTTTGAGCAATCCGAACATCATCATGTCCCTGCGCATCGACAAGGGTTCGCGCATGGGTATCGTGAACGATGTCCAACAGGAACTCCGGCGCGCCGACGCGCTTCGCATCAATTACTCGGCGCTGATCAAACTCTGACGCCGCAACCGTTTCCGGAAAAAGGCAAGCGTCGTCCGATGGTTGCCTTTTTTCATTTTTTTCACCAGCACGGATACCGTCATGTCACTTACAGAACGTATCGCGGAAGACATGAAAGCCGCCATGAAAGCGGGCGACAAAACGAGCCTGGAAACGCTTCGCACCATACGCGCCGCCATTCTCGAAGTGGAGAAGCAGAAAGTCGGAACCACGCTCAGTGAAGACGACGATCTCACTATTCTCAATGCCGCGGCGAAGAAACGCCGCGAAGCCATAGAGCAATACCGCAATGCCGGCCGGAGCGATTTGGCGGAACAGGAAGAACGCGAACTGGCGGTCATTGCACGCTATCTGCCTGCGCAACTCGATGAAGCGGAATTGCTGGACATCGTCCGCGCGGCGATCGCCGATGCGGAAGCGGTGGACATGAAGGACTTCGGCAAAGTCATGGGACCGCTCATGAAACAGCTGAAAGGAAAGGCGGACGGCACGAAAGTGCAGGCACTGCTGAAATCCCTGCTCGGCGGCGGACATGCCTGAGAGCGCCGCGTTCAACGACGCGATAGAAAAGCTCGAGTTCGAGCGTATTCGCTCGCATATCGCGGGACGCTGCGCATCGTTGTACGGACGCGCTCACGTGGAGGCGCTGTATCCGATGACCGTCCCGGTGGAAATCAACGACGAACTCGCGCGCGTGGACGAGATGCTCCGTCTGATCGAGGCCGACGAGAGACCTCCGCTCGTGGATATTCTCGACATACGCGCCGTACTTCACCGCGCCGCGAAAGAAGGCAGTGTCGTACCCTCTGAAGATTTCCGCAGCGTTTTACAGGCCTTGACGCTGTTCCGTGAACTGCGGACGTTTTTGCTCAAGCGCAGCGAGCGCGCACCATTGCTCGCGCATATCGCGTCGGAACTCCCGGAGAACAAGTTGCTCGAATTTCACATCGACCGCGTTATTGACGACGAGGGCGGAGTGAAGGACGGCGCAAGCAAGGAACTCCGCGCGATACGACGCGAAATCATCGAGCGATCCGGACAGCTGCGCAGACGCATGGAGAGCATTCTCAAGCGCGTCTCGGAGCAGGAGATGGTGATGGAGGAACTGGTGACCCTGCGCGACGGCCGCATGGTGCTCCCGGTTAAGGCAGAGTACAAGCGGCAAATACAGGGCTTCATTCATTCGACCTCCGCGACGGGGCAGACGGTGTATATCGAACCCACCGAGACGCTCGAGCTGAACAACGACATCCGCGACCTGCAATTTGCCGAGCTCAGGGAAATCAACACGATACTGACGGAACTCACCGACAGGCTTCGCGGCGATGTTCCCGCGATGCTGACGGGCCTCATCGCCTTTGGCGAAATCGATGCTCTCTCTGCGCGGGCGCGCTATGCGCGCGATATGCTCGCCACCTGTCCGACGGTCAAGCGCGACGGCCCGCTGCTGCTCCGGCAGGCGCGCCATCCCTTGTTGCTGCTGCACAAGAAAATGTCGGACGTCATTCCTCTCGACATCAGCATCGGAGACGACGCCACGACAATCATCATCACTGGCCCCAACGCCGGCGGGAAAAGCGTGACGATGAAAACCGTGGGTCTGCTGGCGCTGATGTTGCAGGCCGGCATTCCCGTGCCTTGCGACGGGGAGAGCAGCTTTCCCGTGTACGACAACATATTTGTGGATATCGGCGACGAGCAGTCACTGGAAAATGATCTGAGTACCTTCTCTTCCCATGTCAGCCGCCTCGCCCGCATCGTGGATGGAGCGAGTATGCGTACTCTCGTGCTCATAGATGAAATCGGTACGGGCACCGATCCCGCGGAGGGGTCGGCGCTTGGCGCGGCCATTCTGGAACGGTTGACCGCGCTGAAGGCGCATGTGATCGCCACGACGCATCATGGCATGCTCAAAGCTTTCGCGCATGAGCAGGAGGGGATGGAAAACGCGGCGATGGAATTCGACATGCAGACGCTGCAGCCGACATATCGCTTTCGCGCCGGTCTTCCGGGCAGCAGCTATGCCTTCGAAATCACACGTCGCCACGGGATGAATCCCGCGATTATCGAGCGTGCCCGCGACATCATGGGAACACAGAGCAATGCCCTCGAGCAATTACTCGCTGAAGTCGAACGGCAGTCACAGGCCCTGGGAAATCGCCTGCGGCGCTCGGAGCAGCTCGAAGAAAAGTACCGCGCGCTCGTGGAGGAGTACGACGGAAAAATGAAACAGGTCCGGGCCGAGGCCCGGGATGTAAAAAAGCATGCTCTCGAAGATGCGCAGCGCATCGTGGAAGACGCGCGCGCTTCCGTGGAGAAGAGCATACGCGAGATCCGGGAAGAGCAGGCCTCGCGTGAAGCGATTCATCGCGCACACGAGCGTCTGGACAAGCAGAAGCAGGACGCCACGAAGGGCCTGGGCGAACTCGAAGATGTACCGGCCACACCGTCGGAGGCGCGGAAGCCCTTCCTCCCCGGCGACGAAGTGTTCATGGTCGACAGTCCCGCAACCATCGGCACGGTGCTTGATACCGCCAGCGGCGAAAAAATCCCGGTTGCCTTCGGCAGCATGCGCATGCTTGTAGAGATACAGAAGTTACGGCGACACGAGGGCAATCGTAAAGCTGTCCCCGCCGCCTCCGTGACAGTGGAAGCCGTGGAACGCAATGAAATCGATATCCGCGGCCTCTACGGAGACGATGCCATTCGAAAAATCGATCTCTTCCTGTATCAGGCGTGGACAAGCGGCTTGCTGCGTGTCGACATTATTCACGGCAAGGGTACCGGAGCGCTACGGCAGAAGGTGCACGCTTTTCTGAAGGATCTTCCCTTTGTGGAAAGCTATCAGCTCGGTGAGTGGAACGAAGGCGGCTCCGGAGTCACGAAGGTCGTGTTCAAAGGGGATTGACCGCGCGACGCTGCGATGGTATGCTACGCAGCGGCATTCGGAGGGCGGCCTGGGATGAACTTCGGGCGCGGAGATCGGCTCCGAACAGCAACACGGGAGTCGCTTCTTCGCCTTTCGCTCTCCGTCTGATCGTATGGCAAATAACACGGGTGTTCGTACATTCCAACAGGATACAATGCACTGCTTCCAATGACTGAACCGACCATTTTTCCACTTTCGCGCATCACCGCCCGCATCGGGGAGATTCTCGCGCCGGTCGCGGAAAAGGACTTCTGGGTTCAGGCAGAAATAGGTGATGTATCCGACAAGGGAGGCCACTACTATGGTACCCTCGTCGAGACGAAGGACGGAAGGCAAGTGGCGAAACTCGCGTTTCGTATGTGGAACAGGGACCGGACACGCATCGCCGCAGCGTTTCTCAAGGCCGGGCTTGTTCTGGAACTGAAAACCGGGATGAAGGTCATTTTCGAATGCCGCCTTGAGTTTCACGAGCTCTACGGTTTGAGTCTGGTTGCCAGCAACGCCGATCCGCGTTTCATTCTCGGAGAATTGGAACTTCGCAAGCGGGAAATAATTGATCGTCTGACGGGCGAAGGCGCCGATCAGCTGAACAAGAAATGGCGTGTACCGCAACTGCCGCTGCGCATCGGTTTGATCACCAGCAGGGAGAGTGCGGCATATGCCGATGTGTACAAAACGCTCGAGCGTGGGGGCTTCGCCTATCGTGTGTCCTTCACGGAAGCGGTGATGCAGGGCGAGAACGCTGAAGCCTCGATTCTTCGCGCTCTCGGTCTTCTCGATCGGCTTTCTGTGGATCTGGTCATTCTCGTCCGTGGGGGAGGAAGCAAATCCGACCTGGCGACACTGGATAATGAGCGCATAGCGCGTGCAATAGCGACGTTCAATAAACCGGTATGGGTCGCGATTGGCCACGAGACCGATAGCGGTGTTCTGGATGTTGTTGCGCACAGCTCCTTCAAGACGCCGACAGCGCTCGCAGAAGCCATCGTCAGTCGCTTCGAAGGCGCGGCACGGGATATGCGGCAGGCAGAAGAGCGTATCCGGCGGGAGTGGATACACGCCATCGGGCGTCAACACACCCGCATTCAACGCGACACGGTTGGTATTCTCCAGGGCAGCCGCAAGCTGGCGGCACTGACGCGAACGCAATTACTGGGTGCTGTCGAGCGCATGCGAAGGGGAGTGGGCGAGAGAACGATTTCGGCACACAGGAATAACGACAAACAAAACAATGAGTTACGGCGCCGTATCTCAAGCGCAATAGAGCATAAAATGGCCACGCTTCGCACGGACATGCGCGGCCTGAACAGCGCAGTGCTGAAAACATTGCGTGCCGCCGCACTGGCGAAAGAGGCGCAGAGCATGCGACTCTCTCCACGTCGGGTGTGGACAATTGTGCAAAGCGGTGACGCGGACGCACGTGTTCGCATGTACGCGCTGCTCGGCTCCGCAAAGCGCACAGTCGAGCGCTACGGGGAACAGCTTCGCGCGTCGCTTGACCGGGCCGTTTCTTCGAATACTCTTCCGCGATTACGACACGAAGCGGCGTCGCTGGAGCAACGTCACACCAACGTCCTCGCATACGATCCACGGCGGGTTCTCGCGCGTGGTTTCAGTATCGTGCGGACAACGAACGGACGGATCATCGGCAGTATTGATGCGATAGAGCCGGGCATGTCCGTCGGTATATCATTTCACGATGGTGACGCCCGCGCATCCATCAGCAGCAAGGAGAAACATCATGAGTGACACACCCCTCAGCTACGAGGAAAAGGCACAACGGCTGAACGACATTCTCACACGTCTCGATAATTCCGAAACGCCCATAGACGACCTGGCGAAAGACGTCAAGGAAGGAGTGCGCCTCATAAAGGAAATGAGCGAGACCCTTCGTAAAGTCGAACTCGAAGTCAAGGATGCTTTCAGGGAACTCGAAGAGCTGCAGCAACCGAAATAGCCTGCGTCTGCGCTGGGTCTGCGCGCTTGGAACAATTCGTGCAGGGATTGCGCGAATGGAAGCGGATGCATGCGGATGCTATTACATGGGCGTAGACGATGGATCCGTCGTTGACTACTCCTCGAACATTCCCTCACGAAAACACCTGCCACCCCATGGCCATCCTGTCCCAATCTTCCGTATACGATCATAGGTTACGTGGAAAAGAAATGGGGCGGTGTGAACCGCCCCATACTGCTTTTCATGAGGAGAGAGAAAGAGAGAGGTTACTTGAGCAGCAGCATCATTCTCGTGTGGACGCTTTCGGAGCCGCTCGCGTTCCGGACAGCAAGACGAGCCATATAACTACCGGCGGGGCTGTTGCCGCTGTCCCACAGCTTCATGTGACGGCCGGCACCGAAGTTCTCGTCCACAAGTTTCGCAACTTCACGACCGAGCGCGTCGTGTATCGTCAATTGCACCTGCATGGCTTCGGGGAGATTCCACGCGATAGTGGTTGAAGGGTTGAAGGGATTCGGGTAATTCGCCTCGAGCTCGACACGAGAGGGCCGGGAAATCGAGACTGGGCCGGACTTCGATGATGCGCATGCGCTGGTAACGAGATACAGAGGCGCATCCTCGGTCACAAGGCTATTAATCGAAACGGGCACGTGGATTTTGAACGCAGAAGTGGTGGTATTTCCGGCATAATCCGTCGCCGCAACGCTCACGGAGTAGACGCGTCCGTTGCCGCCACCCAGACGCTCTTTGCGTACCTGGACGGACTGGCAGTCGACCGCGATGAGAATGTCGTCCAACGTCGCTCCGTCCCCGTCATGTGCATCTTCGGCTTCATCGCTGGTGACTTGTGTGATGCGGAGACTCGAAGCCAAACCGGGAGTATCGTCGCAATTATCGGAGACCGAAGCCACCATCTGCGCGATGCTGAAGGACTGATAGGTATGATTGGGCATCCAGAGGCGCACCGGATTGGCGGCGAGCGTAATGGCCGGGGGCGTCACGTCGTCGACGATAACATTTTGGGTCTGTGTCGATGTGTTGCCTTCCGAATCGGTGAAGGACCAGGTAACGACATACGAACCCTGAGCGGTGTAGACGAGCGGATCGGTTGTTGTGCCGTAAATCATGCCTTCGCAGCGGTCGGTTGCGGTCGGGACGGTGGTCACTTCGGCCGAGCATTCACCGGTGACGTCGGGAAGCGTTGCGACATCGGGAACAGGGGCATCCTCGTCACATTCTGACAGCGTCAGATCATACAGGATGGGAGTATCCGTGATGTTCGGTTCACGCGACAACGTGGTGCGGATCTCGACATACTGGCCCGCGAAACCTGCGTCGCACAGGTCATTCCCCGAGCCCACCTGAACGAAGGGCACGAGCGAGAGGCCTGCCTGAGAGGCCGCGCTGCGGACTTCCACCTTGATCGCGGTACCAGCCGGTGTCGATCCACTCCAGGAGACGCTGCCCCACTTCGTTCCGACCACGCCGCTGTTGTGCACCACCGTCCAGGTACCCTGCTGTGAGGTGGCGCCGATGGCCACGGCACCCGTCATGTCGCTGTAGTTGTACGGAAAGGCGCTTGCACCGAGAGGTACGGTCAAATCCACCGCACCGAGTCCGTCACCACCCGCCGCGGGATCGATACGCATGGCGTTGTGCGAATTGTAATTGGTGACCCAGACTTTATCGTTGGCATCGACAGCGACACCGGTAGGAGTGGAGCCGACCGGGATGAGTTTCTTGATTGCGCCGGCGTTGGAAAGACGCACAAGGGTATTGCTGTTGCGATTGGGAACCCAAACGTCGTTATCGGAAGTGACGGCAACACCGCTGGGTTGTGCTCCTCCGGTCGGGAACGTGCCCAACACGGCACCCGCGGGCGAATATTTGCGGATGACGTTATCACTGTAGCTGGTATTCCAGATATTGCCGAAGCCGTCGATGCCCAGTCCGTACGATGTTCCGAAAGAGAGACAGGTAGCGGTGTTTGCAACCGGATCGTAGCGGGTCAAACGATTGTACGACACATCGGCGGACCAGAGAATTCCCG
Proteins encoded in this region:
- the xseB gene encoding exodeoxyribonuclease VII small subunit translates to MSDTPLSYEEKAQRLNDILTRLDNSETPIDDLAKDVKEGVRLIKEMSETLRKVELEVKDAFRELEELQQPK